From Jeotgalibaca dankookensis, one genomic window encodes:
- the cls gene encoding cardiolipin synthase, producing MQLFLSIITAVLALNILFSIITVFREKRDIAATWAWLVVLVLLPVVGFIFYLFIGKKPSRKKIFDIKNQESIGMSQLVEAQKRKLIEDEQLLSRKQESENTKEIVRLFLEDDGSILTKDNSVHLFTDGFEKYESLISDIYEAKHHVHVMYYIFKDDKIGTKVLKALEERAAAGVEVLVLYDALGSRSLKASFFDHLKSLGGKTQSFFGSRFSIINLRFNYRNHRKIVVIDGKVGYTGGFNVGDEYLGEYEKFGYWRDTHLKIEGSAVLALQNRFLMDWNAAAKQDQLAYQEGYFPTIIKKGETNIQIVSSGPDTEIQQIKKGYIKMISLAKESIFIQTPYFVPDDSLLETLEIAVMSGIDVKIMIPNKPDHPFIYRATTYYAAEMVAAGAQVYIYDNGFLHAKTMVIDGEICSIGTANFDVRSFKLNFEVNAFIYDPKVAKQQEEIFYEDIKKSYLLTQNILNNQSNWLKFKQIFSRLFSPIL from the coding sequence ATGCAATTATTTCTATCGATCATAACTGCTGTTTTAGCTTTAAATATTCTTTTTTCAATTATAACTGTTTTTAGAGAAAAACGGGATATCGCAGCGACATGGGCATGGTTAGTTGTTTTGGTTTTATTACCAGTTGTGGGGTTTATATTTTACTTATTCATTGGGAAGAAACCATCTCGTAAAAAGATTTTCGATATAAAAAATCAAGAAAGTATCGGGATGTCTCAACTCGTTGAAGCCCAAAAAAGGAAATTAATCGAAGATGAGCAATTACTTTCTCGAAAACAAGAGTCGGAAAATACGAAAGAAATCGTTCGATTATTTCTAGAAGATGATGGCTCTATTTTAACGAAAGACAATTCTGTTCATCTGTTTACCGATGGTTTTGAAAAATATGAATCTTTAATTTCTGATATTTACGAAGCCAAACACCATGTACACGTTATGTATTATATTTTCAAAGATGATAAAATTGGAACAAAAGTCTTAAAAGCATTAGAAGAAAGAGCAGCTGCAGGAGTGGAAGTGTTAGTTTTATATGATGCTTTGGGTTCGCGTTCTTTAAAAGCATCTTTCTTTGATCATTTAAAGTCACTAGGTGGCAAAACGCAATCATTTTTTGGTTCACGCTTTAGTATAATAAATTTACGATTTAACTATCGCAATCACAGAAAAATTGTTGTGATAGATGGAAAGGTTGGATATACAGGAGGCTTTAACGTAGGGGATGAGTATTTAGGAGAATATGAAAAATTTGGTTACTGGCGCGATACGCACCTCAAAATTGAAGGTAGCGCGGTTTTGGCTTTGCAAAACAGATTCTTAATGGATTGGAATGCTGCTGCTAAACAAGACCAGTTGGCATACCAAGAAGGATATTTCCCTACGATTATAAAAAAAGGGGAAACAAATATTCAAATTGTTTCCAGTGGTCCCGATACTGAAATCCAACAAATTAAAAAAGGTTATATTAAAATGATTAGTTTAGCAAAAGAGTCAATTTTCATTCAAACCCCTTATTTTGTTCCCGATGACTCTCTATTAGAAACTCTAGAAATAGCCGTTATGTCGGGAATAGATGTTAAAATTATGATTCCTAATAAACCGGATCATCCGTTTATTTACCGTGCAACAACCTACTATGCAGCAGAAATGGTGGCAGCAGGCGCTCAAGTTTATATTTACGATAATGGTTTTTTACATGCCAAAACGATGGTGATTGATGGTGAAATTTGCTCAATAGGAACTGCTAACTTTGATGTTAGAAGTTTCAAATTAAATTTTGAAGTAAATGCCTTTATCTATGATCCCAAAGTAGCGAAACAACAAGAAGAGATTTTTTATGAAGATATCAAAAAAAGCTATTTACTCACTCAGAACATCCTTAATAACCAATCAAATTGGTTAAAATTTAAACAAATATTTTCGAGGTTATTTTCTCCGATTTTGTAG
- a CDS encoding alpha/beta hydrolase family protein, producing the protein MPESKGPHPVVVVIHGGYWQSDVGLDSIAALSEKLTKQGIATWSIEYRRIGQAGGGWPGTFTDVSQAIDYLPELAKKNNLNLNRVVIVGHSAGGHLALWLAGRHRLPSSSEIKTDGTPLSVKGVISLAGVVDLSLMEEVLSISEEVTREEFNPVRELIGGSSAELPERYAQASPIRLLPLDVPQVLIHGALDATIPIGISQNYKKVADNINKNVEFIEIPSAEHFKLINPESEAWPIVIKEILTML; encoded by the coding sequence ATTCCCGAGAGCAAAGGCCCTCATCCCGTGGTTGTAGTAATTCATGGTGGTTATTGGCAATCAGATGTTGGACTGGATAGTATTGCGGCACTATCTGAAAAATTAACGAAACAAGGAATAGCCACCTGGAGTATCGAATATCGCAGAATCGGACAAGCTGGCGGTGGGTGGCCGGGAACCTTTACAGATGTTTCCCAAGCAATCGATTATTTACCTGAATTAGCTAAGAAAAACAATCTCAATTTAAATCGTGTTGTAATAGTCGGACACTCCGCAGGGGGACACTTAGCTTTATGGCTGGCAGGGCGCCATCGCCTTCCATCAAGTAGTGAAATTAAAACAGATGGAACGCCGCTTTCTGTAAAAGGTGTCATTAGTTTAGCAGGTGTTGTTGATCTTTCACTGATGGAAGAAGTTCTTAGTATCAGTGAAGAAGTCACTAGGGAAGAATTTAATCCTGTACGAGAGTTAATTGGTGGCTCATCAGCCGAGTTACCAGAGCGTTATGCACAAGCTTCTCCCATTCGTTTGCTTCCATTAGATGTACCACAAGTCCTCATTCACGGTGCATTGGATGCGACTATCCCAATTGGTATCAGTCAAAATTATAAAAAAGTAGCGGATAATATAAATAAAAATGTGGAATTTATAGAAATACCTTCTGCTGAACACTTTAAATTGATTAACCCAGAATCTGAAGCATGGCCGATTGTTATAAAAGAAATATTAACAATGCTATAA
- a CDS encoding fasciclin domain-containing protein — translation MSKELLKKVQLGLVSFAAAGVLAGCSTNDTTDDTMIEDPMTEESVEVVEPVEVESVEMESSMEIESVGMEESAENEEDIVAIAQGNPDFSILVSALQEADLVETLQGDGPFTVFAPTNAAFEQLLMDLDITAEELLAQPDLANVLTYHVVSGDIMAADLTDGMEAETVNGEELMFDLSGDPMVNDAMITTTDLEATNGVVHVIDKVLVPSDFELQEVEAN, via the coding sequence ATGAGTAAAGAATTATTGAAGAAGGTACAATTAGGTCTTGTTTCGTTTGCAGCAGCTGGAGTTTTAGCAGGGTGTTCAACAAATGACACTACAGATGACACGATGATTGAAGATCCTATGACTGAAGAATCCGTCGAAGTAGTAGAACCTGTTGAAGTAGAATCCGTTGAAATGGAATCTTCAATGGAAATCGAATCTGTTGGGATGGAAGAATCAGCTGAAAACGAAGAAGACATTGTCGCTATTGCACAAGGTAATCCTGATTTCAGTATTTTAGTATCCGCACTTCAAGAAGCAGACCTTGTTGAAACACTCCAAGGTGATGGTCCTTTTACTGTATTTGCACCTACAAACGCTGCCTTTGAACAATTATTAATGGATCTAGATATTACAGCAGAGGAATTACTTGCTCAACCAGATCTAGCAAATGTTTTAACTTACCACGTTGTTTCAGGAGATATTATGGCTGCTGATTTAACAGATGGTATGGAAGCTGAAACAGTCAATGGAGAAGAATTAATGTTTGATCTTTCTGGAGATCCAATGGTTAATGATGCGATGATTACAACAACTGACCTAGAAGCAACAAATGGTGTTGTTCATGTAATTGATAAAGTTTTAGTTCCTTCTGATTTCGAATTACAAGAAGTCGAAGCAAATTAA
- a CDS encoding DUF2798 domain-containing protein — protein MKLIKEHRMIVFSLLMGVGMSFFMSFVMTVVNAGFPPMFFQIWMRSWLVGFFASLIPALGLPPLINKFLDLITKD, from the coding sequence ATGAAATTAATAAAAGAACACAGGATGATTGTATTCAGTCTTTTGATGGGTGTCGGTATGTCATTTTTCATGTCCTTCGTGATGACAGTGGTAAATGCTGGGTTTCCACCTATGTTCTTTCAAATTTGGATGCGGTCTTGGCTGGTTGGTTTTTTTGCTTCTTTAATTCCAGCATTAGGACTACCTCCATTGATTAACAAATTTTTAGATCTCATTACAAAAGATTAA
- a CDS encoding ABC transporter permease: MSVLIKRHIKLFLKDKASVFFSLLSVFIIIALYLLFLSDNITSGLPEYPDRKAFVFLWMFAGILAVTTATAPLGALGKFIEDMVSKKSDDLLITKISKRTLAYSYVYYSFIIGFIFTSLLLISGLIYTWIAFDLILPLSVSLVATLAISTLMHTLIFFLVTSRLKTMSAFTGFSTLVGTLIGFLAGIYVPIGALPSYLQKVMIFFPTTQVTVLLRKIVMEDVLLPLQDLLPADTYQQLLTTLGVQLKWDNQILSNQFSWIYLLVFTVILLVAVLLKNRERVVV; this comes from the coding sequence ATGAGTGTACTAATCAAGCGACATATAAAATTATTTCTCAAAGACAAAGCAAGTGTATTCTTCTCTTTGCTTTCGGTATTTATTATTATTGCTCTTTATCTCCTTTTTCTATCTGATAATATCACATCAGGTTTACCCGAGTACCCAGATCGCAAAGCCTTTGTTTTTCTTTGGATGTTTGCAGGTATTCTTGCTGTTACAACTGCAACCGCTCCACTTGGGGCATTAGGTAAATTTATTGAAGATATGGTTAGTAAAAAAAGTGATGATTTACTTATTACAAAAATTTCAAAACGAACTCTTGCTTATTCATACGTTTATTATTCCTTCATAATTGGTTTTATTTTTACAAGTTTATTACTTATTAGTGGTCTGATTTATACATGGATTGCGTTTGACTTAATACTGCCCCTATCTGTGTCCCTGGTTGCTACACTTGCGATCAGCACGCTTATGCATACGCTCATTTTTTTTCTAGTAACATCTCGTTTGAAAACAATGAGTGCTTTTACTGGTTTCTCAACACTTGTAGGAACTTTAATTGGGTTTTTAGCAGGTATTTATGTTCCCATTGGTGCACTTCCATCTTATTTACAAAAGGTCATGATTTTTTTTCCTACAACACAAGTGACTGTATTGCTACGTAAAATAGTAATGGAAGATGTACTCCTACCACTTCAGGATTTATTACCGGCAGATACTTATCAGCAACTTCTCACCACGTTAGGTGTCCAACTAAAATGGGATAATCAGATTCTTTCGAATCAATTTTCTTGGATATACTTACTCGTTTTTACTGTCATTTTGTTAGTGGCGGTTCTCTTAAAAAACAGAGAAAGAGTGGTTGTTTGA
- a CDS encoding ABC transporter ATP-binding protein — MLEVRHLSKRFGDVQAVEDLSFTVKEGSTFAFLGTNGAGKSTVIHMLIGLLNPDSGEITFDENMRQEEIGVVFQSHRLDDVFTLEENLLVRAQLYGMDKLEAKERVVELLEVMNLTSKRHRIYGECSGGEKRKTDILRALLHRPRFLILDEPTTGLDAESREEIWAFLKKLQTDFGMTIFLTTHYIEEAEYVDYVVIMHEGKIEVEGTPNQLRQTYSKTVLTIIPKKIEALLTFLTAHSLPFFQDSRAVHIEIENSKEAIPILYQTMANITDFSIEKASLERVFLQVTKQIKNRVKP, encoded by the coding sequence ATGTTAGAGGTTCGTCATTTAAGTAAACGTTTTGGAGATGTTCAAGCCGTTGAGGATCTTTCTTTTACTGTTAAGGAAGGTTCTACGTTTGCATTTCTTGGAACGAATGGTGCAGGGAAATCAACGGTTATCCATATGTTAATTGGTTTATTAAATCCAGATAGTGGTGAAATAACCTTCGATGAGAATATGCGACAAGAAGAAATTGGTGTGGTTTTTCAGAGTCATCGTTTAGATGATGTATTTACACTAGAAGAAAATTTATTAGTACGTGCCCAATTGTACGGAATGGACAAATTGGAAGCCAAAGAACGAGTAGTAGAATTGTTAGAAGTGATGAACTTAACAAGTAAACGCCACCGGATATATGGTGAATGTTCAGGGGGAGAAAAAAGAAAGACAGATATCCTTCGTGCGCTTCTGCATCGTCCGCGATTTTTAATTTTAGATGAACCCACCACGGGACTAGATGCAGAATCACGCGAAGAAATTTGGGCTTTTTTAAAAAAATTACAAACTGATTTTGGAATGACTATTTTCCTGACTACACATTATATTGAAGAAGCAGAATACGTGGACTATGTCGTTATTATGCATGAAGGTAAAATAGAGGTAGAAGGGACGCCAAACCAATTGAGACAAACCTACTCAAAAACAGTTCTGACAATCATTCCAAAAAAAATAGAAGCATTACTAACTTTTTTAACCGCTCATTCGCTGCCATTTTTTCAAGATAGCAGAGCAGTCCACATTGAAATAGAAAATAGCAAAGAAGCAATTCCAATTTTATATCAAACAATGGCTAATATTACTGATTTTTCAATTGAAAAGGCAAGCTTAGAGCGTGTATTCTTGCAGGTAACTAAGCAAATAAAGAATCGGGTGAAACCATGA
- a CDS encoding DUF3784 domain-containing protein, whose translation MNIESLVIGIIVVVLSYLVGIKKFTWLLAGYNERRVIDKDKLSKLVGITYFILGVILILNGFFSLKTLEYLAIIGVIIVLLEVFYVNFKLVR comes from the coding sequence ATGAACATAGAATCATTAGTTATAGGAATCATAGTTGTAGTACTTAGTTATTTAGTAGGAATCAAAAAATTTACTTGGTTATTAGCAGGTTATAATGAAAGAAGAGTTATTGATAAAGATAAACTTTCAAAATTAGTTGGTATAACCTATTTCATACTAGGTGTCATCTTAATTCTTAATGGATTTTTTTCTCTTAAAACATTAGAATATTTAGCTATTATAGGAGTCATAATTGTCTTACTTGAAGTTTTTTATGTAAACTTTAAATTAGTCAGATAG
- a CDS encoding helix-turn-helix transcriptional regulator: MQEFKVKNNVKLKRIEIGTLTQGDLAKLVGVTRQTINLIEAHKYNPTIKVCLAIANVLGTSIEKLFWMEEKQ, translated from the coding sequence TTGCAGGAATTTAAGGTTAAAAATAACGTTAAATTAAAAAGAATAGAAATCGGAACTTTAACTCAGGGAGATCTAGCAAAACTTGTCGGAGTTACTAGGCAGACTATCAATCTTATTGAGGCACATAAATATAATCCAACAATTAAAGTCTGTCTAGCCATTGCGAATGTATTAGGAACGTCAATTGAAAAGCTATTTTGGATGGAGGAGAAACAATGA
- a CDS encoding MepB family protein, with product MNEFYEVLEFMNQTIYEPNQLIAESIQAENQNAEYGAGTFQLASKTVRFRVAKRTPTKIGQFVVFWEKDSTNKNRPYLSEEAPDLLVITTFKNKDEWGQFIFPKKILIEKNILQTSFSKGKMAMRVYPSWDKPTSKQAIHTQKWQLPYFVDISILNQASMDRINKLYTF from the coding sequence GTGAATGAATTTTACGAAGTCTTAGAATTTATGAATCAAACGATTTATGAACCCAATCAATTGATAGCAGAGTCAATTCAGGCAGAAAATCAAAATGCTGAGTATGGCGCTGGTACATTTCAACTCGCTTCTAAAACAGTTCGGTTTAGAGTAGCCAAAAGGACTCCTACAAAAATCGGGCAGTTTGTGGTTTTTTGGGAAAAAGATAGTACTAATAAAAATCGGCCTTATTTATCTGAAGAAGCCCCTGACTTGTTGGTTATAACAACCTTTAAAAATAAGGATGAATGGGGGCAATTTATCTTTCCTAAAAAAATTTTGATCGAAAAAAACATTTTACAAACTTCATTTTCAAAAGGAAAAATGGCGATGCGTGTTTATCCAAGCTGGGATAAACCAACTAGCAAACAAGCCATTCATACTCAAAAATGGCAACTTCCATATTTTGTAGATATCAGTATTCTTAATCAGGCCTCTATGGATAGAATTAATAAGCTTTATACTTTTTAA
- a CDS encoding alpha/beta fold hydrolase codes for MMVLKYQEYGNKNGPLLIFLHGGGVSSWMWSKQIQYFNNNHCVTIDLPEQGNNKMSHTFSIENSARSVIEITKKLSKGKTITIVGFSLGAQVLVEILSLEPDLVDYSIINSALVVPMRGEKYMGPIIKSFFPLIKNWKFSKIQAKTLYIGDEYFEKYYSESKDMRAETLIRILKENMTFKLPKSFHKARGHILVTVGEKEKQIMKKSAWLLAQNNPNCTGVIIPNVGHGILLSDPDLFNQIIETWLNNKSFPDECIMINKQTS; via the coding sequence ATGATGGTTTTAAAGTACCAAGAATATGGTAATAAAAACGGCCCGCTCTTAATTTTTTTACACGGCGGAGGAGTAAGTAGTTGGATGTGGAGTAAGCAAATTCAATACTTTAATAACAACCACTGTGTGACAATTGATCTACCAGAACAAGGCAATAATAAAATGAGTCACACATTTTCAATAGAAAATAGTGCGCGTAGTGTTATAGAAATTACCAAAAAGTTATCCAAGGGTAAAACTATAACCATCGTAGGCTTTTCATTAGGTGCTCAAGTTTTGGTTGAAATATTAAGTTTGGAGCCAGATTTAGTAGATTATTCAATTATAAACAGTGCCTTAGTAGTACCAATGAGAGGTGAAAAATATATGGGACCTATAATTAAATCGTTTTTCCCTTTGATTAAAAACTGGAAGTTCTCAAAAATACAAGCAAAAACACTCTATATTGGTGATGAATATTTTGAAAAATACTACAGTGAAAGCAAAGATATGCGCGCTGAAACGCTTATTAGAATATTAAAAGAAAATATGACCTTTAAATTGCCAAAAAGTTTTCATAAAGCAAGAGGCCATATATTAGTAACAGTTGGGGAAAAAGAAAAGCAAATAATGAAAAAATCAGCTTGGCTTTTAGCCCAAAATAATCCAAACTGTACCGGTGTCATCATTCCCAATGTTGGGCATGGTATCCTTTTGTCAGATCCAGACTTGTTTAATCAAATTATAGAAACGTGGCTTAATAATAAGTCTTTTCCTGATGAATGTATCATGATTAATAAACAAACTTCTTAA
- a CDS encoding bacteriocin immunity protein: MNKKEQQIMDAISVAYSDPEVKKDKTIREDLIKAAKKLTNGGDYRVISVHLNVAIERYTRRNNLKTPQSLIVLYELVRKEQMKYSGTIAATLVWWGR; the protein is encoded by the coding sequence ATGAATAAAAAAGAGCAACAGATAATGGATGCAATTAGTGTTGCTTATTCGGATCCAGAAGTAAAAAAAGATAAAACTATCCGAGAAGACTTGATTAAAGCTGCGAAAAAACTAACAAACGGAGGCGACTATCGGGTAATCAGTGTTCATCTTAATGTCGCAATCGAACGTTATACACGGCGAAATAATTTAAAGACACCGCAATCTTTAATTGTTTTATATGAATTAGTTCGAAAAGAACAGATGAAATATTCTGGAACTATTGCAGCAACCCTAGTCTGGTGGGGAAGATGA
- a CDS encoding DUF3021 family protein: protein MDIFFKGLKRGFLLFSFMSILAIIFYWFDMTNNAIAPLFYGFILLFLGLASIIYEIKKWSFKKQITIHYLIMLITIFPTLLVSGYFPLNSLQDLVRIFIRFNKTGLTLFAVTFIISYIRRKYSQLQSFSKNR, encoded by the coding sequence ATGGATATATTTTTCAAAGGATTAAAAAGAGGTTTCTTACTATTCAGTTTTATGTCTATCTTAGCTATAATATTTTACTGGTTTGATATGACTAACAATGCGATAGCTCCTCTCTTTTATGGTTTTATTCTTTTATTCTTAGGACTGGCCAGTATTATCTATGAAATAAAAAAATGGAGCTTTAAAAAGCAGATAACCATTCATTACCTGATTATGCTGATAACTATTTTCCCAACACTCCTAGTTAGCGGATATTTCCCACTTAATTCCTTACAAGATTTAGTTAGGATCTTTATTCGTTTTAATAAAACGGGTCTTACCCTTTTTGCAGTAACCTTTATCATTTCTTATATCCGTAGGAAATACAGCCAACTACAATCATTTTCAAAAAACCGCTAA
- a CDS encoding acetamidase/formamidase family protein codes for MISAKPRMNYGSSVLANWGNLSNEFNREETVFIYEVDPEKGITYPIFSYRYPRPINAPGLVTIPGTVERIPVTEKLTIPMNMFFGVTGVLPAKNGKIHSLPPYDFGGNVDNKNFVVGTSMYYKVQVAGAGVYVGDSHFAQGDGELSGTAIEGSVNGRIQIILHKNKKLFRNQILESDTHWETHGYGYTLDLANHQAALEAVDFLTHRYNISRELAYSTLSVKADFHITQVSNRIVGVHCRILKEAYKELEKNEESI; via the coding sequence ATGATTAGTGCTAAACCTAGAATGAACTATGGGTCTAGTGTCTTGGCAAACTGGGGAAATTTATCCAATGAATTTAATCGTGAAGAAACAGTTTTTATTTACGAGGTAGACCCAGAAAAAGGCATAACGTATCCAATTTTTTCTTATCGGTATCCAAGACCGATAAACGCTCCCGGACTTGTTACCATACCAGGCACAGTGGAGAGAATTCCAGTTACTGAAAAGCTGACCATTCCAATGAATATGTTTTTTGGAGTAACGGGGGTCTTACCAGCTAAGAATGGTAAAATCCATTCGCTTCCTCCCTATGATTTTGGCGGAAATGTGGATAATAAAAACTTCGTTGTTGGCACATCGATGTATTACAAAGTACAAGTAGCCGGAGCCGGTGTTTATGTAGGAGACAGTCATTTCGCCCAAGGAGACGGCGAATTGAGTGGCACGGCCATTGAGGGAAGTGTAAATGGGCGTATTCAAATTATCTTACATAAAAATAAAAAGTTGTTTAGAAATCAAATCTTAGAATCGGATACCCATTGGGAAACGCATGGATATGGGTATACGTTGGACTTAGCTAACCACCAAGCTGCTTTAGAAGCCGTTGATTTCTTAACTCATCGGTATAATATATCAAGAGAATTAGCCTATTCGACCTTAAGCGTAAAAGCAGATTTTCACATTACGCAAGTATCCAATCGGATTGTAGGCGTTCACTGTCGCATCTTGAAAGAGGCTTATAAAGAATTAGAGAAAAATGAAGAATCAATCTGA
- a CDS encoding carbonic anhydrase, which yields MEEKTNNVSLSHITDPDIALQALKDGNKRFISGDTLNQDVDFALKKKLSESGQAPYAVVLSCADSRLLPKRAFDQTIGDLFLLQIAGNIVSPEEIGSMEFAVEFFNSCLIVIMGHQGCGAITAAVKSSPDDQAFSTIHLDTIMNRLKAVVEDSADQRSALSEEDYIDYCVDHNVRRGLEELTNQSEFLRERMKSGKLKMVGAKYILDTGEVVFDDFHTLPAD from the coding sequence ATGGAAGAAAAAACGAATAACGTATCTTTATCCCATATTACGGATCCAGATATAGCTTTACAAGCTTTAAAAGATGGGAATAAGCGATTTATCAGTGGCGACACACTCAACCAAGATGTTGATTTTGCGCTTAAAAAGAAGCTCAGTGAATCAGGTCAAGCTCCTTATGCAGTTGTCCTCTCATGTGCCGATTCTAGGTTATTACCTAAAAGAGCCTTTGACCAAACGATTGGCGATTTATTTTTATTACAGATTGCTGGCAATATTGTCAGTCCAGAGGAAATTGGCAGTATGGAATTTGCGGTTGAGTTCTTTAATAGTTGTCTCATTGTTATTATGGGGCATCAAGGTTGTGGCGCTATTACGGCAGCCGTAAAATCCTCGCCAGATGACCAAGCATTTTCTACAATACATCTTGATACGATTATGAATCGATTAAAAGCAGTTGTTGAAGACAGTGCCGATCAAAGATCAGCACTATCTGAAGAAGACTACATCGATTATTGCGTCGATCACAACGTTAGACGTGGACTTGAAGAATTAACCAACCAAAGTGAATTCCTAAGAGAAAGAATGAAGAGTGGAAAATTAAAAATGGTTGGTGCAAAATACATTTTGGATACAGGTGAAGTTGTATTTGATGACTTCCATACCCTACCTGCTGATTAA
- a CDS encoding DUF421 domain-containing protein, which produces MFALIALKLLFGFLGLLLVVRLLGKKSMSEITPFDLIYTLVLGGILEESIYDDAVNTGHLLFAIGLWAIMIYLIEQFVQKNDKVNKWVKGEPAVLIRNSKLNVKEITKNHIEMEQLRAMLRQEQCFSLENAKHVILETAGQISVIAKSEEDKTMTLLLVDEGKIKNKVLQTNNLDDSWLRKKLQEEGYTNLKEIIYAEWSQEKGFYVITYADTESVSYKIDG; this is translated from the coding sequence TTGTTTGCCTTAATAGCACTGAAACTATTATTTGGTTTTTTAGGCTTGTTGCTTGTAGTTCGGCTCCTCGGGAAAAAGTCCATGTCAGAAATCACTCCGTTTGATCTTATTTATACACTTGTTTTAGGGGGAATATTAGAAGAGTCAATTTATGATGATGCCGTAAACACGGGCCATTTATTATTCGCCATAGGATTGTGGGCAATAATGATCTACCTCATCGAGCAATTCGTCCAAAAAAATGACAAGGTAAATAAATGGGTAAAAGGCGAGCCAGCTGTACTTATTAGAAATAGCAAGTTAAATGTAAAAGAAATAACTAAAAATCATATTGAAATGGAACAGCTAAGAGCCATGCTTAGACAGGAACAATGTTTTTCGCTTGAAAATGCTAAACACGTCATATTAGAAACGGCAGGGCAAATAAGCGTTATTGCAAAGTCAGAAGAAGATAAAACAATGACGCTTTTACTTGTGGATGAAGGAAAGATTAAGAATAAAGTTTTACAAACAAACAATTTAGATGATTCGTGGTTAAGAAAGAAGTTACAAGAAGAAGGGTATACGAATTTAAAAGAAATAATTTATGCCGAATGGTCACAAGAAAAAGGTTTCTACGTAATCACTTACGCCGATACAGAAAGTGTCAGTTATAAAATAGACGGGTAA
- a CDS encoding prolyl-tRNA synthetase associated domain-containing protein, which produces MEAYEQVKEKLDTLKIGFEVVEHEPALITEQANHFIEGVEGVRTKTMFLTDKKKRNFYLVIMDDSKRMDMKRFSEIIQTKRIKIASSESLYEKMHLPPGVVSPFGLLNNTDNDIRVYIDKEIMSEQRMSFHFKTDELVKYLESIGYEVHMFEM; this is translated from the coding sequence ATGGAAGCTTACGAGCAAGTTAAAGAAAAACTAGATACTCTTAAAATCGGTTTCGAAGTTGTTGAACACGAACCCGCACTTATTACCGAACAGGCCAATCATTTTATCGAAGGCGTTGAAGGTGTCCGTACAAAAACTATGTTTCTGACCGACAAGAAAAAAAGAAACTTTTATTTAGTGATTATGGATGACAGTAAGCGGATGGATATGAAACGCTTTTCAGAAATTATTCAAACGAAACGCATTAAAATAGCTTCATCAGAATCATTATACGAAAAGATGCACTTACCACCTGGTGTTGTCTCTCCGTTTGGACTTCTTAATAATACCGATAACGATATTCGCGTCTACATCGACAAGGAGATTATGTCAGAGCAACGAATGAGTTTTCATTTCAAGACTGATGAATTGGTAAAGTATCTTGAGTCAATTGGGTATGAAGTTCATATGTTTGAAATGTGA